The Bacteroidota bacterium genome includes a region encoding these proteins:
- the ccoG gene encoding cytochrome c oxidase accessory protein CcoG, with the protein MEEQKSFRDTITTADGEGHRKWVYASKPAGRFYKWRTLVSLIYLIVFFTLPFIKIHGEPLFLFNIPDSKFILFGVIFWPQDFFLFALGMVTFLVFIIFFTVLYGRLFCGWVCPQTVFMEMVFRKIEYWIEGTAEHQRKLNRGPLTREKIIKKSFKHLIFFAFSFLVGNTFLSYIIGVDRLFEIMTEPLSQNGGGLVMMVIFTTVFYGVFAFLREQVCTFACPYGRLQGVLLDKFSIIVAYDYKRGEPRGHHHKGDTTSTNGDCIDCGLCVRVCPTGIDIRNGTQMECINCTACIDACDSIMDKIEKPRGLIRYTSENNIISGEKIKFTPRMKAYSLVLLILVSVLTIMLVTRKDVTATITRASGQLYQKRDSLQITNLYNIKVANKTHEAFPIHLKLENIDGEIQMIGKELSIEKETLAEGTFFIVLERTQIHSMEMDLEIGVYSDDKLLRTVTTSFFGPVTKNK; encoded by the coding sequence ATGGAAGAGCAAAAATCGTTTCGAGATACAATTACCACCGCTGATGGTGAAGGGCACAGGAAATGGGTATACGCAAGTAAACCTGCGGGGAGATTTTATAAATGGCGCACGCTTGTTAGTTTAATTTACCTGATCGTATTTTTTACACTTCCCTTTATTAAAATTCACGGTGAACCACTTTTCCTTTTTAATATTCCCGATAGTAAATTTATTTTATTCGGGGTAATATTCTGGCCGCAGGATTTTTTTCTTTTTGCATTGGGGATGGTCACCTTTCTCGTATTTATAATTTTCTTCACAGTTTTATATGGAAGGTTGTTTTGCGGATGGGTTTGTCCCCAAACAGTTTTTATGGAAATGGTTTTTCGTAAAATTGAATATTGGATCGAAGGAACAGCGGAACATCAGCGAAAGTTAAATAGAGGACCACTTACCCGCGAAAAAATTATTAAAAAATCATTTAAACACTTAATATTTTTTGCCTTTTCATTTTTAGTTGGAAATACATTTTTGTCGTACATAATTGGTGTAGACAGACTCTTTGAAATAATGACAGAACCCCTCTCACAAAATGGTGGAGGTTTGGTAATGATGGTGATATTTACCACAGTGTTTTACGGAGTTTTCGCATTTTTGAGAGAGCAGGTATGCACATTTGCTTGCCCTTATGGGAGATTACAAGGTGTTTTATTGGATAAATTTTCCATAATTGTTGCTTACGATTATAAACGCGGGGAACCTAGAGGACATCATCATAAAGGCGATACAACTTCTACAAACGGTGATTGTATTGATTGCGGTCTATGTGTTCGTGTTTGTCCCACCGGTATCGATATTCGCAATGGAACTCAGATGGAGTGCATCAATTGTACTGCATGTATTGATGCTTGTGATTCCATTATGGATAAGATTGAAAAACCGCGTGGATTGATCAGATATACTTCTGAAAATAATATCATCTCCGGTGAAAAAATAAAATTTACTCCAAGAATGAAAGCCTATTCATTAGTGCTTTTAATTTTGGTTTCAGTGCTTACAATAATGCTTGTTACCAGAAAAGATGTTACAGCAACAATAACACGTGCATCCGGACAATTATACCAAAAGCGCGATAGTTTACAAATTACAAATCTGTATAATATCAAGGTGGCTAATAAAACACATGAGGCATTTCCTATCCATTTAAAATTGGAAAATATTGATGGAGAAATTCAAATGATTGGGAAAGAACTCTCCATAGAAAAGGAAACACTTGCGGAAGGAACATTTTTTATCGTGCTCGAGAGAACTCAGATACATTCCATGGAAATGGATCTCGAAATTGGAGTATATAGCGATGATAAATTATTGAGAACTGTAACAACATCATTTTTTGGACCTGTAACTAAAAATAAATAA
- a CDS encoding sulfite exporter TauE/SafE family protein — MIALFITAFVTGLFGSLHCAGMCGPLALSFNMQNTGNTFFNALIYNLSRIFAYFLLGIIFGAIGLSFSYAGMQQWSSIIMGAVIIILIIIQYLSHKNNFPFLTRYTNFIKQKISKAFSSKSFYGIASLGFLNGLLPCGLVYLALAGAVASGQIITGGIYMMLFGLGTLPLMYTFSAFGNYLGVHKRILIRKYLPVFSILIASLLILRGLNLGIPYLSPHFDIAGEVMDCCKVK, encoded by the coding sequence GTGATTGCCTTATTTATAACGGCTTTTGTTACCGGATTATTCGGGAGTTTACACTGCGCCGGCATGTGTGGACCACTCGCATTGTCTTTCAACATGCAGAATACCGGAAATACTTTTTTTAATGCATTGATATATAATCTCTCCAGAATTTTTGCTTATTTTTTATTGGGAATTATTTTTGGCGCAATAGGATTAAGTTTTTCGTATGCGGGAATGCAACAGTGGAGTTCCATTATAATGGGTGCTGTAATTATTATTTTAATAATTATCCAATATCTCTCGCATAAAAACAATTTCCCTTTTTTAACCAGATATACAAATTTTATTAAACAGAAAATAAGTAAAGCATTTTCATCAAAAAGTTTTTATGGAATTGCATCTTTGGGGTTTTTAAATGGCCTTTTGCCTTGCGGACTTGTATATCTCGCATTAGCAGGTGCAGTAGCAAGCGGCCAAATTATTACAGGTGGAATTTATATGATGTTATTTGGACTGGGCACCTTGCCACTCATGTATACTTTTTCCGCTTTTGGTAATTATCTCGGCGTACACAAACGCATTTTAATCAGAAAATATCTTCCTGTTTTTAGTATTCTAATTGCTTCTCTTTTGATTCTAAGGGGCTTGAATTTAGGAATACCCTACCTAAGTCCACATTTTGACATAGCAGGTGAAGTGATGGATTGTTGCAAAGTAAAATGA
- a CDS encoding FixH family protein, protein MNWGKKVLFLYLGFAGLMTFMVIMSFRQNTDLVTTDYYAEELIFQQQIDASNNAKPFMDSIIIKAEGEMVNIKFPSDFYSATTGEVYFYKASDSEYDHKYPLELNATGMQQFNKSTFAKGFYTLKIKWEKENKKYYLEKSIVL, encoded by the coding sequence ATGAACTGGGGAAAAAAAGTTTTATTTCTGTATTTAGGTTTTGCCGGATTGATGACCTTTATGGTGATCATGAGTTTCCGCCAAAACACCGATCTGGTGACCACCGATTATTATGCAGAGGAATTGATATTCCAACAACAAATTGATGCTTCCAATAATGCGAAACCATTTATGGATTCCATTATTATAAAAGCAGAGGGTGAAATGGTCAATATTAAATTTCCTTCTGATTTTTATTCAGCAACAACCGGTGAGGTGTATTTTTATAAAGCCTCTGATTCGGAGTATGATCACAAATATCCTTTAGAACTCAATGCAACAGGAATGCAACAGTTTAATAAAAGCACCTTTGCAAAAGGATTTTATACACTTAAGATCAAATGGGAAAAGGAAAATAAAAAGTATTATCTCGAAAAAAGTATTGTATTGTGA